The following are from one region of the Oscarella lobularis chromosome 3, ooOscLobu1.1, whole genome shotgun sequence genome:
- the LOC136184577 gene encoding ubiquitin-conjugating enzyme E2 Q1-like gives MSGAFHLSLSQAREWASTDSAPFRLVSSNESERRLDFSAESKSFFVVCPSTTNARWHVWSDDPSSLSQLAEIQEYTDHCNRTLLQVLNRTSELLFPKASGDRTRGDADDGIDEDDEDDEDDYYYDDCEPEEDASAKAQAQAKDDDDDDEVTADDFFTGDGSQGAVHRLIRDLKNLKKTAGKFGVEGEPKDDNLFIWRVKLTKFEKGSLLARDLDKYAAQYKREPVVEMEMKFPKDYPMSPPFVRVIRPRFKFLTGHVTIGGSVCMELLTRSGWRPTVDIESVLVQIHSEMISDTRAQLDFSHGDHPYDETAAKQAFERMVRRYGWNK, from the exons ATGTCGGGCGCATTTCATTTGTCACTTTCGCAGGCCAGAGAATGGGCTTCGACCGATTCGGCGCCTTTCCGCCTtgtttcgtcgaacgaaagtGAAAGACGTCTCGATTTCTCCGCCGAATCAAagtccttcttcgtcgtgtgtccgtcgacgacgaatgcaaGATGG CACGTGTGGAGCGACgatccgtcgtcgctgaGCCAATTAGCCGAAATTCAAGAATACACCGACCACTGCAACCGCACGCTACTTCAAGTACTGAATCGGACTTCGGAACTGCTATTTCCC AAAGCTTCTGGTGACAGAACTAGGGGGGATGCTGATGATGGTatagatgaagatgacgaagatgacgaagatgattattattatgatGACTGTGAGCCAGAGGAAGATGCTAGTGCAAAAGCGCA AGCTCAGGCtaaagatgacgatgacgacgacgaagtcacTGCTGATGATTTCTTTACTGGTGACGGATCTCAGGGTGCCGTGCATCGACTTATCAGGG ATTTGAAGAACTTGAAGAAGACGGCGGGCAAGTTTGGCGTTGAAGGAGAGCCCAAGGATGACAATCTTTTTATATGG AGAGTCAAACTCACGAAATTTGAAAAGGGGTCTCTCTTGGCGCGAGACCTTGATAAGTATGCTGCTCAGTACAAGAGAGAA CCTGTTGTAGAGATGGAGATGAAGTTTCCAAAGGATTATCCTATGAGTCCTCCATTTGTTCGAGTAATAAGACCCAGGTTCAAGTTTCTGACAG GTCATGTGACTATTGGCGGTAGTGTCTGCATGGAATTGTTGACGAGATCAGGATGGAGGCCCACAGTTGATATTGAG AGTGTGCTGGTTCAAATTCACTCTGAAATGATTTCTGATACGAGAGCCCAATTGGATTTCTCACATGGTGATCATCCCTATGACGAGACTGCAGCAAAGCAGGCCTTTGAAAGAATGGTTAGGCGATACGGATGGAACAAATAG